The Streptomyces sp. NBC_01268 genome window below encodes:
- a CDS encoding amidohydrolase, with the protein MIDPPSLVDQYCHGVLRTELGLGTFETHLAPAPPMTRSGHQGVPPSLPAAGTTFFDTQTGFAVRRWCPPLLGLEPHCPPARYLARRRELGVVESGRRLLRASGIDAYLVDTGLPGDLYGPADRHAPADLTGPAELAATGAAAAHEIVRLELLAQQVADTSGTVDSFLANLAEAVRGAAAGAVAFLSAAALRGGLTAAPEPPWPGEVRGAAGRWLARRRAGEALDDPVLLRHLLWIAVGSGRPLQLYVGERDPSGLAAFATATAGLGTDLVLLHGYPHHRQAARLAGHFPHVYADLGPVVARTGARAAGLLAEFLELAPFGKLLFSSGARGLPELHVVAASIFRGALARVLGEWVGDGAWSRTDAQRVAAMLAAGNARRVYRLA; encoded by the coding sequence ATGATCGACCCTCCGAGCCTGGTGGACCAGTACTGCCACGGGGTGCTCCGTACGGAGCTCGGCCTCGGCACCTTCGAGACGCACCTCGCGCCGGCGCCCCCCATGACCCGCTCCGGGCACCAGGGGGTGCCGCCCTCGCTCCCGGCGGCCGGCACCACCTTCTTCGACACCCAGACGGGCTTCGCGGTACGGCGCTGGTGCCCGCCGCTCCTCGGCCTCGAACCGCACTGCCCGCCGGCCCGCTACCTCGCCCGGCGCCGTGAACTCGGCGTCGTGGAGTCGGGCCGGCGTCTGCTGAGGGCCTCCGGGATCGACGCCTACCTGGTCGACACCGGGCTCCCCGGCGACCTCTACGGCCCCGCCGACCGCCACGCCCCCGCCGACCTCACCGGCCCCGCCGAGCTCGCCGCCACCGGGGCCGCCGCGGCGCACGAGATCGTCCGCCTGGAGCTCCTCGCCCAGCAGGTCGCCGACACCTCCGGCACCGTCGACTCCTTTCTCGCCAACCTCGCCGAGGCCGTGCGCGGGGCCGCCGCGGGCGCCGTCGCCTTCCTCTCCGCCGCCGCCCTGCGCGGCGGCCTCACGGCCGCGCCGGAGCCGCCCTGGCCGGGCGAGGTGCGCGGGGCCGCCGGCCGCTGGCTGGCCCGGCGCAGGGCGGGCGAGGCCCTCGACGACCCCGTGCTGCTGCGCCACCTGCTGTGGATCGCGGTCGGCTCCGGGCGGCCCCTCCAGCTGTACGTGGGGGAGCGGGACCCGAGCGGTCTCGCCGCCTTCGCGACGGCCACCGCGGGCCTCGGCACGGACCTGGTGCTGCTGCACGGCTATCCGCACCACCGGCAGGCGGCCCGGCTCGCCGGGCACTTCCCGCACGTCTACGCGGACCTCGGCCCGGTCGTCGCGCGCACCGGCGCCCGCGCGGCGGGCCTGCTCGCCGAGTTCCTGGAGCTCGCCCCCTTCGGCAAGCTGCTCTTCTCCAGCGGCGCCCGCGGACTGCCGGAGCTGCACGTCGTCGCGGCGAGCATCTTCCGGGGCGCCCTCGCCCGGGTCCTGGGCGAGTGGGTCGGCGACGGCGCCTGGTCCCGGACGGACGCGCAGCGGGTCGCCGCCATGCTCGCGGCGGGCAACGCGCGGCGGGTGTACCGGCTGGCGTGA
- a CDS encoding heme o synthase, whose translation MTAVESRPAGVVLTPSPGGHRPFGARVKAFVALTKPRIIELLLITTVPVMFLAEQGVPDLWLVLATCFGGYLSAGGANALNMYIDRDIDALMDRTSQRPLVTGVLTPREGLVFGLSLAVISTLWFGLLVNWLSAALSLGALLFYVVVYTMILKRRTAQNIVWGGIAGCLPVLIGWSAVTNSMSWAAVILFLVIFFWTPPHYWPLSMKVKDDYARAGVPMLPVLASNKVVAKQIVLYSWIMVAVSLLLTPLGYTGWFYTAVALATGGWWLWEAHALLHRAKAGAQGAKLKEMRLFHWSITYVSLLFVAVAVDPFLR comes from the coding sequence GTGACGGCCGTCGAGTCCCGACCCGCAGGGGTCGTCTTGACTCCCAGCCCGGGGGGCCATCGGCCGTTCGGGGCTCGCGTCAAGGCATTCGTGGCGCTGACCAAGCCGCGGATCATCGAACTGCTGCTCATCACCACGGTTCCGGTGATGTTCCTCGCCGAGCAGGGCGTGCCGGATCTGTGGCTGGTACTCGCCACCTGTTTCGGCGGATACCTGTCGGCGGGCGGCGCCAACGCGCTGAACATGTACATCGACCGCGACATCGACGCCCTGATGGACCGCACGTCCCAGCGGCCGCTCGTGACCGGTGTGCTCACCCCGCGTGAGGGCCTGGTCTTCGGGCTCAGCCTGGCCGTGATCTCCACGCTCTGGTTCGGCCTGCTCGTCAACTGGCTGTCCGCCGCCCTCTCGCTCGGCGCGCTCCTCTTCTACGTCGTGGTCTACACGATGATCCTCAAGAGGCGCACCGCCCAGAACATCGTCTGGGGCGGCATCGCCGGCTGCCTGCCGGTGCTCATCGGCTGGTCGGCCGTCACGAACTCGATGTCGTGGGCCGCGGTCATCCTCTTCCTCGTCATCTTCTTCTGGACGCCGCCGCACTACTGGCCGCTGTCGATGAAGGTGAAGGACGACTACGCCCGCGCGGGCGTGCCCATGCTGCCGGTGCTCGCCTCCAACAAGGTGGTCGCCAAGCAGATCGTGCTCTACAGCTGGATCATGGTCGCGGTCTCCCTGCTGCTGACCCCGCTGGGCTACACCGGCTGGTTCTACACGGCCGTGGCGCTGGCCACCGGCGGCTGGTGGCTCTGGGAGGCCCACGCCCTGCTCCACCGGGCCAAGGCGGGCGCCCAGGGCGCCAAGCTGAAGGAGATGCGCCTCTTCCACTGGTCCATCACCTATGTGTCGCTGCTCTTCGTGGCGGTCGCGGTGGACCCCTTCCTGCGCTGA
- a CDS encoding Imm49 family immunity protein — MRDVTSHEIDGERIERALEGIRSRTFGHWHDFRYGGGVSLSGLAKARDELLDYVGACSVAGPGPDGTDPRQALRTAAECAIGALGLGCFPEGDWDVLFPLVDETLSSDEQLFDESWDAAHEVPTARTWTETFALCLLGGALWTPRRVVGPLLHADYAPAIRSGVPYSRFDPVSRPAELAEMDALCAYLSADQSWQPVPLRLPDAEQRAALARALDGAGELDPDQRLLRVLLDADRDAFDRALADRLDAHRASAEAAGDAAPRSLLPVRTAALAALARQAHGWAPGVRSGYLPGALLTEPARETVG; from the coding sequence GTGCGGGACGTGACGAGCCACGAGATCGACGGAGAGCGGATCGAGCGGGCCCTGGAGGGCATCCGCAGCCGGACCTTCGGACACTGGCACGACTTCCGCTACGGCGGCGGTGTGTCGCTGAGCGGCCTGGCGAAGGCGCGGGACGAGCTCCTCGACTACGTCGGGGCGTGCTCCGTGGCGGGCCCCGGGCCCGACGGGACGGACCCGCGCCAGGCGCTGCGCACCGCGGCCGAGTGCGCCATCGGAGCGCTCGGGCTCGGCTGCTTCCCCGAGGGGGACTGGGACGTCCTCTTCCCCCTCGTCGACGAGACGCTCAGCAGCGACGAGCAGCTGTTCGACGAGAGCTGGGACGCGGCGCACGAGGTGCCCACCGCGCGGACCTGGACCGAGACCTTCGCGCTCTGCCTGCTCGGCGGGGCGCTCTGGACGCCGCGGCGGGTGGTCGGACCGCTGCTCCACGCGGACTACGCGCCCGCGATCCGCTCCGGAGTCCCGTACTCGCGGTTCGACCCGGTGTCCCGGCCGGCCGAGCTCGCGGAGATGGACGCCCTCTGCGCCTATCTGAGCGCGGACCAGTCCTGGCAGCCCGTGCCGCTCCGGCTGCCGGATGCCGAGCAGCGCGCGGCGCTGGCCCGGGCGCTCGACGGGGCGGGTGAGCTCGACCCCGACCAGCGACTGCTGCGGGTGCTCCTCGACGCCGACCGGGACGCCTTCGACCGGGCCCTCGCGGACCGCCTCGACGCGCATCGCGCGAGCGCGGAGGCGGCCGGGGACGCGGCCCCCAGGAGCCTGCTGCCGGTCCGGACGGCGGCCCTGGCCGCCCTCGCCCGCCAGGCGCACGGCTGGGCACCGGGCGTGCGCTCCGGCTACCTGCCCGGCGCGCTGCTGACGGAGCCGGCGCGGGAGACCGTCGGGTGA